A stretch of the Bombyx mori chromosome 12, ASM3026992v2 genome encodes the following:
- the Desat3 gene encoding acyl-CoA desaturase isoform X1 encodes MPPQRKQEASWVLYEADANNLPEDAPPHVPPSAEKRPWKIVWRNVILFFILHVGGVYGGYLFLFKAMWRTSIFAIFLYLCSGLGITAGAHRLWAHKSYKARLPLRILLTIFNTIAFQDAVVDWARDHRMHHKYSETDADPHNATRGFFFSHIGWLLLRKHPEIKAKGHTVDVNDLRNDPILRFQKKYYQILMPLACFIMPTYVPTLWGETVWNSFYVCAIFRYVYVLNITWLVNSAAHMWGSKPYDKNINPVETRPVSLVVLGEGFHNYHHTFPWDYKTAELGDYSLNLSKLFIDFMAKIDWAYDLKTVSTDVIQKRTKRTGDGSHPVWGYDVGEVATEDKTDTTNLVNSKVL; translated from the exons ATGCCTCCCCAAAGGAAACAGGAGGCTTCGTGGGTATTGTACGAAGCCGACGCCAATAACCTGCCAGAAGATGCACCGCCCCATGTACCTCCCTCAGCAGAGAAGAGACCTTGGAAGATTGTGTGGAGAAATGTGATTCTGTTCTTTATTCTGCATGTCGGTGGTGTTTATGGAGGGTACTTGTTCCTTTTCAAAGCCATGTGGAGGACTTCTATATTCG cCATATTTTTGTACTTGTGTTCGGGATTGGGTATCACAGCTGGCGCGCACAGACTTTGGGCACACAAGTCCTATAAAGCTCGGCTGCCACTGAGAATATTACTCACCATATTCAATACTATCGCTTTTCAG GATGCCGTAGTGGATTGGGCCCGTGATCATCGCATGCACCACAAATATTCAGAGACCGATGCGGACCCCCACAACGCAACCCGAGGATTCTTCTTTTCCCACATTGGCTGGTTGTTGTTGAGGAAGCATCCCGAAATCAAAGCCAAAGGCCATACCGTCGACGTGAATGATCTGCGCAATGATCCTATCCTACGTTTTCAGAAGAA GTACTACCAAATTTTAATGCCTTTAGCCTGTTTCATCATGCCTACATATGTACCAACATTGTGGGGAGAAACAGTTTGGAACTCCTTCtacgtctgcgcaattttccgCTACGTATATGTTCTCAATATAACTTGGTTGGTCAACTCAGCAGCACATATGTGGGGTAGCAAACCTTACGATAAGAACATCAACCCCGTCGAAACCAGGCCCGTTTCGTTAGTGGTGCTCGGCGAAGGATTCCACAACTACCATCACACGTTCCCGTGGGATTACAAAACCGCCGAACTTGGAGATTATTCCCTTAATTTGAGCAAGCTGTTCATTGATTTCATGGCGAAGATCGATTGGGCTTATGACCTTAAGACAGTATCAACTGACGTCATTCAGAAACGAACGAAAAGGACAGGTGATGGAAGCCATCCCGTATGGGGATACGATGTTGGGGAGGTCGCTACTGAAGACAAAACTGATACTACTAATCTTGTCAATTCTAAAGTGCTCTGA
- the Desat3 gene encoding acyl-CoA desaturase (The RefSeq protein has 1 substitution compared to this genomic sequence), whose protein sequence is MPPQRKQEASWVLYEADANNLPEDAPPHVPPSAEKRPWKIVWRNVILFFILHVGGVYGGYLFLFKAMWRTSIFAIFLYLCSGLGITAGAHRLWAHKSYKARLPLRILLTIFNTIAFQDAVVDWARDHRMHHKYSETDADPHNATRGFFFSHIGWLLLRKHPEIKAKGHTVDVNELRNDPILRFQKKYYQILMPLACFIMPTYVPTLWGETVWNSFYVCAIFRYVYVLNITWLVNSAAHMWGSKPYDKNINPVETRPVSLVVLGEGFHNYHHTFPWDYKTAELGDYSLNLSKLFIDFMAKIDWAYDLKTVSTDVIQKRTKRTGDGSHPVWGYDVGEVATEDKTDTTNLVNSKVL, encoded by the exons ATGCCTCCCCAAAGGAAACAGGAGGCTTCGTGGGTATTGTACGAAGCCGACGCCAATAACCTGCCAGAAGATGCACCGCCCCATGTACCTCCCTCAGCAGAGAAGAGACCTTGGAAGATTGTGTGGAGAAATGTGATTCTGTTCTTTATTCTGCATGTCGGTGGTGTTTATGGAGGGTACTTGTTCCTTTTCAAAGCCATGTGGAGGACTTCTATATTCG cCATATTTTTGTACTTGTGTTCGGGATTGGGTATCACAGCTGGCGCGCACAGACTTTGGGCACACAAGTCCTATAAAGCTCGGCTGCCACTGAGAATATTACTCACCATATTCAATACTATCGCTTTTCAG GATGCCGTAGTGGATTGGGCCCGTGATCATCGCATGCACCACAAATATTCAGAGACCGATGCGGACCCCCACAACGCAACCCGAGGATTCTTCTTTTCCCACATTGGCTGGTTGTTGTTGAGGAAGCATCCCGAAATCAAAGCCAAAGGCCATACCGTCGACGTGAATGATCTGCGCAATGATCCTATCCTACGTTTTCAGAAGAA GTACTACCAAATTTTAATGCCTTTAGCCTGTTTCATCATGCCTACATATGTACCAACATTGTGGGGAGAAACAGTTTGGAACTCCTTCtacgtctgcgcaattttccgCTACGTATATGTTCTCAATATAACTTGGTTGGTCAACTCAGCAGCACATATGTGGGGTAGCAAACCTTACGATAAGAACATCAACCCCGTCGAAACCAGGCCCGTTTCGTTAGTGGTGCTCGGCGAAGGATTCCACAACTACCATCACACGTTCCCGTGGGATTACAAAACCGCCGAACTTGGAGATTATTCCCTTAATTTGAGCAAGCTGTTCATTGATTTCATGGCGAAGATCGATTGGGCTTATGACCTTAAGACAGTATCAACTGACGTCATTCAGAAACGAACGAAAAGGACAGGTGATGGAAGCCATCCCGTATGGGGATACGATGTTGGGGAGGTCGCTACTGAAGACAAAACTGATACTACTAATCTTGTCAATTCTAAAGTGCTCTGA